A genomic segment from Flavobacterium litorale encodes:
- a CDS encoding MATE family efflux transporter yields MSVSSKDLANKSINSLLIKQAVPASIGILFLTVNLLIDTIFVGRWIGALAIAALSVVMPITFFISSMGMAVGIGGSSVLSRALGKGNHKKAVATFAHQIMMTVTICVLFVIAGFFFSEEILLLFGANGAIMAPAKAFFMPILLAVPLQALCMMGNTVTRAEDKARYAMVAMIVAAVSNIVLDILFIKVFDMGIFGAALATAFSFLFCFLYILWFFVVKSELRLKIISFNFDVKLTKEILSLSFVTFARQGVISILAIILNHTLYAEGGEQAVTIYGIISRMLMFMLFPVLGVTQGFMPIAGYNYGAGNYTRVKEAILTAIKYAGYLSVIILVIVLVFAKPIASVFTTDPQIIKETPSALRWVFAASPIIAVQLIGAAYFQAAGKATKALLLTLSKQGFFLIPLILILPQFFGIFGVWIAFPISDILSTTITGLFLKKEMAKELKES; encoded by the coding sequence ATGTCAGTTTCTTCAAAAGATCTGGCAAATAAAAGTATCAACAGCCTGCTTATTAAGCAGGCTGTGCCTGCCTCTATAGGTATACTATTCCTAACTGTTAACCTACTTATCGATACTATTTTTGTAGGACGGTGGATAGGTGCGTTAGCCATTGCAGCCCTATCCGTAGTAATGCCCATAACCTTTTTTATATCCTCCATGGGTATGGCAGTAGGTATAGGCGGTAGCTCGGTGCTTTCGCGGGCATTGGGTAAAGGCAACCATAAAAAAGCAGTGGCCACTTTTGCGCATCAAATTATGATGACGGTTACCATTTGTGTACTTTTTGTAATAGCAGGATTTTTTTTTAGCGAAGAAATTTTGTTACTCTTTGGAGCCAACGGTGCTATAATGGCACCCGCCAAAGCGTTTTTTATGCCCATACTGCTTGCCGTGCCGTTACAGGCATTGTGCATGATGGGGAACACCGTAACACGCGCCGAAGATAAAGCGCGCTACGCTATGGTAGCCATGATAGTAGCAGCAGTATCCAACATTGTGTTGGATATACTTTTTATAAAAGTATTCGACATGGGAATTTTTGGGGCGGCATTGGCTACCGCATTTTCGTTCCTGTTTTGCTTTTTATACATCCTATGGTTTTTTGTGGTAAAGAGTGAACTCCGATTAAAAATAATCTCCTTTAATTTTGATGTAAAACTTACTAAAGAAATTCTTTCGTTAAGTTTTGTAACCTTTGCCCGCCAAGGTGTAATTAGCATCCTTGCCATTATACTTAACCATACCCTGTATGCCGAAGGGGGTGAGCAGGCTGTTACTATATATGGTATTATTAGCCGTATGCTTATGTTTATGCTGTTCCCCGTATTGGGCGTTACACAAGGTTTTATGCCCATTGCAGGCTACAACTACGGTGCAGGCAATTACACCCGTGTAAAAGAAGCCATACTTACCGCCATAAAATATGCAGGCTACCTATCGGTAATTATTCTTGTAATAGTACTTGTTTTTGCAAAACCTATTGCATCCGTATTTACAACCGACCCACAGATAATAAAAGAAACGCCGAGTGCATTGCGTTGGGTATTTGCAGCATCGCCTATTATTGCGGTACAACTTATAGGCGCTGCTTATTTTCAGGCAGCAGGCAAAGCCACAAAAGCCTTATTACTTACGTTAAGTAAGCAAGGATTTTTCCTGATACCATTAATACTTATATTACCACAGTTTTTTGGTATTTTTGGGGTATGGATAGCCTTCCCGATTTCAGATATCCTATCAACAACCATAACAGGGCTATTCTTGAAAAAAGAAATGGCAAAAGAACTTAAAGAATCTTGA
- the hemH gene encoding ferrochelatase yields MKGVLLVNLGSPASPNPEDVKPYLDEFLMDKYVIDVPFLLRALLVRGIILRKRPKESAHAYQQIWWDEGSPLIVLSERMHKKVTKKVDMPVALAMRYGSPSIESGMQELSDKGVTEVLLFPLYPQYAMASTLTILKLAEELQRKKFPHMKITDVPAFYDKPDYIKVLAKSIKTSLEGYDYDHLLFSYHGIPERHIRKTDITKSHCKINDTCCQTPSPAHKFCYRHQCYETTRLVVEELGLPEDKYSLTFQSRLSGDKWLEPYTDVEIDKMPAKGIKNLAVVTPAFVSDCLETLEEIAMRANEDFKENGGENFMAIPCLNDNDDWVAVVANWIKEWAHAETPVA; encoded by the coding sequence ATGAAAGGAGTACTATTAGTAAACCTTGGCTCGCCAGCCAGCCCCAATCCAGAGGATGTAAAACCGTATCTTGATGAGTTTTTGATGGATAAATATGTAATAGATGTTCCTTTTTTATTACGGGCTTTATTGGTTAGGGGTATAATATTACGCAAACGACCAAAAGAGTCGGCGCACGCTTACCAACAAATATGGTGGGACGAGGGCTCGCCACTTATTGTGCTTAGTGAGCGCATGCACAAAAAAGTAACTAAAAAAGTAGATATGCCTGTTGCGCTAGCCATGCGCTATGGTAGCCCCTCTATAGAGAGCGGTATGCAGGAACTTTCGGATAAAGGAGTAACAGAAGTACTATTGTTTCCGCTGTATCCGCAGTATGCCATGGCATCTACATTAACCATATTAAAATTAGCAGAGGAACTCCAACGGAAGAAGTTCCCGCACATGAAAATTACCGATGTGCCTGCGTTTTACGATAAGCCCGATTACATAAAAGTACTGGCAAAATCCATAAAAACATCTTTAGAGGGGTACGATTACGACCATTTGTTATTTAGCTACCACGGTATACCCGAACGCCACATTAGAAAAACCGATATAACAAAATCGCACTGTAAAATAAACGATACGTGCTGCCAAACACCATCGCCAGCACATAAGTTTTGTTACCGCCACCAATGTTATGAAACCACCCGATTGGTAGTAGAAGAACTGGGGTTACCCGAAGATAAATACTCGCTTACGTTTCAATCGCGCCTTTCGGGCGATAAATGGTTGGAGCCGTATACGGATGTTGAAATTGATAAAATGCCCGCCAAAGGCATTAAAAACTTAGCCGTAGTAACGCCTGCTTTTGTATCGGATTGTTTGGAAACACTAGAAGAAATAGCCATGCGCGCCAACGAAGATTTTAAAGAAAACGGTGGCGAAAACTTTATGGCAATACCCTGCCTTAATGATAACGACGATTGGGTAGCTGTAGTTGCCAACTGGATAAAAGAGTGGGCACACGCTGAAACGCCCGTAGCATAA
- a CDS encoding metal-dependent transcriptional regulator encodes MTYSEENYLKTIYHLSTGTGKGITTNAIANDMESKPSSVTDMIKKLADKELVVYKKYQGVSLTEKGRFTALMIVRKHRLWEVFLLEKLDFSWDEVHDVAEQLEHIKSEKLINKLEEFLDFPTEDPHGDPIPDREGNVKKIDKKLLSEVAPGAKVLCVGVKDSSPAFLQYLDKQQIALGSAITVLSKEDFDMSLTLRVHDAEMTVSNKIAANLFVKTL; translated from the coding sequence ATGACTTATTCTGAAGAGAATTATCTTAAAACAATCTACCATTTATCTACAGGTACAGGCAAAGGCATTACCACAAATGCTATTGCTAACGATATGGAGAGTAAACCATCGTCGGTTACCGATATGATTAAAAAGCTTGCGGATAAGGAGTTGGTTGTGTATAAAAAATACCAAGGAGTATCGCTTACCGAAAAAGGTAGGTTTACCGCCTTAATGATTGTGCGTAAACACCGCCTTTGGGAAGTTTTTTTGTTGGAAAAACTCGATTTCTCTTGGGATGAGGTGCACGATGTTGCCGAACAGTTGGAGCACATAAAATCGGAAAAACTGATTAATAAACTAGAAGAGTTTTTGGATTTCCCTACGGAAGACCCTCATGGCGATCCTATACCCGATAGGGAGGGAAATGTGAAGAAAATAGATAAAAAATTACTATCGGAGGTAGCACCTGGTGCAAAAGTACTATGTGTTGGCGTTAAAGATAGTTCACCTGCTTTTTTACAGTACCTCGATAAACAGCAAATAGCACTTGGCTCGGCTATTACTGTACTTTCTAAAGAAGATTTCGATATGTCGTTAACCTTACGTGTTCATGATGCCGAAATGACTGTATCGAATAAAATAGCCGCTAACCTTTTTGTAAAAACACTATAA
- a CDS encoding BrxA/BrxB family bacilliredoxin codes for MYPEELVKPMRAELSEAGFEELYTADAVKNAIDGEGTTLVVVNSVCGCAARNARPGAKMSLDNDKKPAKLVTVFAGVDKEAVDAARESMFPFPPSSPSMALFKNGELVHMLERHHIEGRPAEMIAENLKDAYSEHC; via the coding sequence ATGTATCCTGAAGAATTAGTAAAACCGATGCGTGCTGAACTATCAGAAGCAGGTTTTGAAGAACTATATACAGCCGATGCGGTTAAAAACGCTATCGACGGCGAAGGTACTACACTAGTGGTAGTAAACTCAGTATGCGGATGTGCTGCCCGAAATGCACGCCCAGGCGCAAAAATGAGTCTTGATAACGACAAGAAACCAGCCAAACTGGTAACTGTATTTGCAGGTGTAGATAAAGAGGCTGTAGATGCAGCGCGCGAGTCGATGTTCCCTTTCCCACCCTCATCGCCAAGTATGGCATTGTTTAAAAATGGTGAGTTGGTACACATGCTAGAGCGTCATCATATAGAGGGACGCCCTGCCGAAATGATTGCCGAAAATCTTAAAGATGCCTATAGTGAGCATTGCTAA
- a CDS encoding HD domain-containing protein: MSNPALVHNTIVFVKKQLQNAEGGHDWFHIQRVYNNALAIAEHEACDLLVVQLGALLHDIADSKFYDGDETVGPKVARTFLEQENVDEATIAHVTKIIENISFKGGNFEQTFTSVELQIVQDADRLDALGAIGIARTFNYGGFKNRALYNPDIAPKTRMTKEEYKNSDSPTLNHFYEKLLLLKDRMNTETGKTLAQGRHNYMVHFLSEFYAEWEGEK, from the coding sequence ATGAGCAACCCTGCGCTTGTACACAACACTATTGTTTTTGTAAAAAAACAACTCCAAAATGCCGAAGGAGGTCACGATTGGTTTCATATACAACGCGTATATAACAATGCTTTAGCTATTGCAGAACATGAAGCGTGCGATTTATTAGTAGTGCAATTAGGCGCGTTGTTGCATGATATTGCTGATAGTAAATTCTACGATGGCGACGAAACTGTTGGACCTAAAGTTGCAAGAACATTTTTGGAACAAGAAAACGTAGATGAAGCTACCATAGCACACGTTACAAAAATCATCGAAAACATATCCTTTAAAGGCGGTAACTTTGAGCAAACCTTTACCTCTGTAGAGTTACAAATAGTACAAGATGCCGATAGGCTCGATGCACTGGGTGCCATTGGTATAGCACGTACTTTTAACTACGGTGGGTTTAAAAACAGGGCGTTGTATAACCCCGATATTGCACCCAAAACCAGAATGACAAAAGAGGAGTACAAGAATAGCGATAGCCCTACACTAAACCACTTTTACGAAAAGCTATTATTACTTAAAGACCGTATGAATACCGAAACAGGTAAAACCTTAGCACAGGGCAGGCACAACTATATGGTACACTTCCTATCGGAATTTTATGCCGAGTGGGAAGGCGAAAAGTAA
- a CDS encoding helix-turn-helix transcriptional regulator, with protein MSTHEAIEIEDNFFVLRFENDTDETLHFEREVGVDLIQFHFGVKGRAKFIFNQGRYALDLREEVSLFLYNPQKELPVHLEIAPQSWVLTVLISIKKFHSFFSEEADYIPFLSEGNKDKKYYKEDKINPSMAIVLSQLYHFNLHQSIKKLYFKGKVYELLSLYFNRTEDPNAEQCPFLIDEENVIKIRKAKDIVIANMAEPPGLQELADQVGINLKKLKMGFRQIYGDSVYSFLFDYKMEYARKLLDSGSYNVNEVGLRIGYSTSSHFIAAFKKKFGTTPKKYLMSMNEKI; from the coding sequence ATGAGTACTCATGAAGCGATAGAAATTGAAGATAATTTTTTTGTTTTACGTTTTGAAAATGATACTGACGAAACGCTTCACTTTGAGCGTGAGGTGGGTGTAGACCTTATCCAATTTCACTTTGGTGTAAAAGGGCGTGCCAAGTTTATATTTAACCAAGGGCGTTATGCGCTCGATTTGCGCGAGGAGGTATCGTTATTTTTGTATAACCCTCAAAAAGAGTTACCTGTACACTTAGAAATTGCACCGCAATCGTGGGTGTTAACCGTATTAATCTCCATTAAAAAATTCCATAGTTTCTTTTCTGAAGAGGCAGATTATATACCTTTCCTGAGCGAAGGCAACAAGGATAAAAAATATTATAAGGAAGATAAAATAAATCCATCAATGGCTATAGTGCTTAGCCAGTTGTATCATTTTAACCTGCATCAATCCATTAAAAAACTGTATTTTAAAGGAAAGGTGTACGAATTGTTGAGCCTGTACTTTAATCGTACCGAAGACCCTAATGCCGAGCAATGCCCGTTTTTAATAGACGAGGAAAACGTAATAAAAATACGCAAAGCAAAGGATATTGTAATAGCCAACATGGCAGAGCCACCAGGCTTGCAGGAACTTGCCGACCAAGTGGGTATTAATTTAAAGAAACTTAAAATGGGCTTTCGCCAGATATACGGCGATAGTGTATATAGTTTTTTGTTTGATTATAAGATGGAGTACGCCCGCAAGTTGTTAGATAGCGGCTCGTACAACGTAAACGAAGTGGGGTTGCGTATTGGTTACAGTACGTCCAGCCATTTTATAGCGGCCTTTAAAAAGAAATTTGGTACTACACCTAAAAAGTACCTGATGAGTATGAATGAGAAGATTTAA
- a CDS encoding sensor histidine kinase, which yields MNKQLKISRWSLRVRIFLSMIFVTLVASLLITAVSIYQFKKEAKDYHQDRVDRKEKAITEHINYILSTTTYPLSTENLPLILRERIHELSNIHGMEIDIYDLDGNLLKASKASFSVDTISRKIPEPVLRVIRSTAEKRYVDLLTTEEGKRFRSSYSYITDTKFKPLGILNLPYIEDDGYYEREINNFMMRFFQVYSFMLLISIIIAYFLSSYITKSLKSISDRITEIRLSSVNEKINQLDSPQEISQLVKAYNTLVDDLDESAAKLAQSEREQAWREMAKQVAHEIKNPLTPMRLTVQSFQRKFNPDDPDITKKLDEYSKTLIQQIDTMTSVASAFSSFASMPAQQNETINMVKIVQLALEIFNENYIVFNAEEPEIITRMDRTQLIRIITNLVKNATQAMPENHPNPLIEVSVYRKENSAIIAVTDNGKGISTPNKNRIFEPKFTTKTSGMGLGLGIIKNIVENYNGTITFTSELGKGTTFTVTFPMTDITNEGQTML from the coding sequence ATGAATAAACAGTTAAAGATAAGCAGATGGTCGTTACGCGTACGAATATTCCTTTCGATGATATTCGTTACCCTTGTTGCCTCGTTGCTTATTACAGCCGTATCCATTTACCAGTTTAAAAAAGAAGCCAAAGATTACCACCAAGACCGCGTAGATAGGAAAGAGAAAGCCATAACGGAGCATATTAACTACATTCTTTCCACTACCACCTATCCATTATCTACCGAGAATCTACCACTTATTTTACGCGAGCGCATACACGAGTTGTCAAACATCCATGGTATGGAAATTGACATCTACGACCTTGATGGTAACTTGCTAAAAGCATCCAAAGCTTCCTTTTCTGTAGATACCATTAGCCGAAAAATTCCTGAGCCTGTATTGCGCGTAATACGCTCTACCGCCGAGAAACGCTATGTAGATTTACTTACTACCGAAGAGGGCAAACGCTTTCGTTCGTCGTACAGTTATATAACCGATACCAAGTTTAAACCTTTAGGTATACTTAACCTACCGTACATTGAGGACGATGGGTATTACGAAAGGGAGATTAATAATTTTATGATGCGCTTTTTTCAGGTGTACTCTTTCATGTTGCTCATCTCCATCATAATAGCCTATTTTCTTTCCAGTTATATTACTAAATCCCTCAAATCCATTAGCGATAGGATAACCGAAATACGCCTGAGTAGTGTTAACGAAAAAATAAATCAGCTCGATTCGCCACAGGAAATTAGTCAGCTTGTAAAAGCCTATAATACGCTGGTGGACGACCTTGACGAAAGTGCAGCCAAACTCGCGCAAAGCGAAAGAGAACAAGCGTGGCGCGAAATGGCAAAACAGGTAGCCCACGAAATTAAAAACCCGTTAACACCCATGCGTTTAACGGTACAGAGTTTTCAGCGTAAGTTTAATCCTGACGACCCTGATATAACAAAAAAACTCGACGAATACTCCAAAACACTCATACAACAAATAGATACCATGACGTCGGTGGCATCAGCATTTTCCAGCTTCGCATCCATGCCTGCACAACAAAACGAAACCATAAACATGGTTAAAATTGTGCAGTTGGCACTAGAAATCTTCAATGAGAACTATATTGTTTTTAATGCAGAAGAGCCTGAAATAATAACCCGTATGGACAGAACGCAGTTGATACGGATTATTACCAACCTTGTTAAAAATGCCACACAAGCCATGCCCGAAAATCATCCGAATCCGCTTATAGAGGTAAGCGTTTATCGTAAAGAGAATAGCGCTATTATAGCCGTAACCGATAACGGAAAAGGAATAAGTACACCCAACAAGAACCGTATATTTGAACCTAAATTTACAACCAAAACAAGTGGTATGGGCTTGGGCTTGGGTATTATAAAAAATATTGTAGAAAATTATAATGGTACTATTACCTTTACGAGCGAGTTGGGAAAAGGAACTACTTTTACTGTTACGTTTCCTATGACGGATATTACTAACGAAGGACAAACAATGCTATAA
- a CDS encoding CopD family protein — translation MEAYYDYIKSLHLIFVITWFAGLFYIVRLFVYHIEANSKPSPEKEILIKQYKLMAYRLWYIITWPSAVLASLFAFLMLFGTERGAVWLQFSWMHVKLGFVFLLYLYHLKCHSIYKQLQNDEVKYSTTFMRLWNEGATIILFAVVFLVILKSAVNWVFGVVGIIGFSVLLMLGFKFYKRIRERNKS, via the coding sequence ATGGAAGCGTATTACGACTATATAAAATCGTTACACCTCATTTTTGTAATAACTTGGTTTGCTGGGTTGTTTTACATTGTGCGTCTATTTGTGTACCATATAGAGGCAAATAGCAAACCATCGCCCGAAAAGGAAATACTCATAAAGCAATACAAACTCATGGCGTACCGTTTATGGTATATCATCACGTGGCCATCGGCAGTATTGGCAAGCCTGTTTGCTTTTTTAATGTTGTTTGGTACAGAAAGGGGAGCGGTATGGTTACAATTCTCATGGATGCACGTAAAACTAGGTTTTGTATTTTTATTATACCTGTACCATTTAAAATGCCATAGCATATACAAGCAATTGCAAAACGATGAGGTAAAATACTCCACCACCTTTATGCGCCTTTGGAATGAGGGGGCAACCATAATACTATTTGCCGTAGTTTTTTTGGTAATTTTAAAAAGTGCTGTAAACTGGGTATTTGGCGTAGTAGGCATTATTGGTTTTTCGGTACTACTAATGTTAGGATTTAAATTTTATAAACGAATACGGGAACGGAACAAATCCTGA
- a CDS encoding enoyl-CoA hydratase/isomerase family protein, giving the protein MNYENILTEIEEGIGLITINRPTKLNALNKATIEELHEAFKTLDADAAVKVIIITGTGEKAFVAGADISEFANFSVEEGGKLAAKGQELLFDFVQNLSTPVIAAVNGFALGGGLELAMAAHFRIASDNARMGLPEVSLGVIPGYGGTQRLPQLVGKGRAMEMIMTAGMINATEAKAYGLVNHVVPQEELIEFCRGIAGKIMKNSPKAIARAIETVNANYQDGVNGYETEIKAFGESFGTEDFKEGTTAFLEKRKAKFTGK; this is encoded by the coding sequence ATGAATTACGAAAATATCCTTACAGAAATAGAAGAAGGAATTGGATTAATTACAATTAACCGACCTACCAAATTAAACGCGCTTAACAAAGCCACTATTGAGGAGTTACACGAAGCTTTTAAAACATTGGATGCCGATGCTGCTGTAAAAGTTATTATTATAACAGGTACAGGCGAGAAAGCTTTTGTAGCAGGGGCAGACATCTCGGAATTTGCTAACTTCTCTGTAGAAGAGGGTGGAAAACTAGCGGCAAAAGGGCAGGAATTACTCTTCGATTTTGTACAGAACCTGAGTACGCCTGTAATAGCAGCCGTAAACGGTTTTGCACTGGGCGGCGGTTTGGAGTTGGCTATGGCAGCACACTTCCGTATTGCGTCTGATAATGCCAGAATGGGATTACCCGAAGTATCGTTGGGGGTAATACCAGGTTATGGTGGTACGCAACGTTTGCCACAGCTTGTAGGCAAAGGGCGCGCTATGGAAATGATTATGACGGCAGGTATGATAAATGCTACCGAAGCAAAAGCCTACGGATTAGTAAACCACGTGGTGCCACAGGAAGAATTAATAGAGTTTTGTAGAGGTATTGCAGGTAAAATTATGAAGAACTCGCCAAAAGCAATAGCTAGAGCAATAGAAACAGTAAATGCTAACTACCAAGACGGCGTTAATGGTTACGAAACCGAAATAAAAGCCTTTGGAGAATCGTTCGGTACAGAAGATTTTAAAGAGGGTACTACTGCCTTTTTAGAGAAAAGAAAAGCAAAATTTACAGGTAAATAG
- a CDS encoding lycopene cyclase family protein: MKHYHYIFAGAGLSALITVYRMAVSGKFSDKNILLIDADAKKSNDRTWCYWETGAGEWDAIVSKKWDNALFASSNFRKNMVLAPYSYKMIKGATFYQHVFNTVSKHSNITFVQQKVVDFSDASQHVLVKTETENYTCNKLFNSIYNPNFVHESNYQLVQQHFIGWFVKTKKPVFSSGMATFMDFSVPQLGNTRFMYVLPTSEKEALVEYTLFSPNLLEKQEYENAIREYLKNLGVNDGGYEIVEKEAGNIPMTCYPFWKNNSKNIVHIGSAGGWTKASTGYTFKNTTKKSEQLVNYLQQPNPDFTKLYKKNRFWLYDLLLIDILYRTNEKGSSIFSAMFKKENPQLIFKFLDEETTFAEELKVILSCPKLPFIQALGRKLVLK; this comes from the coding sequence ATGAAACACTACCATTATATTTTTGCAGGTGCGGGACTTTCGGCTTTAATAACGGTTTACAGAATGGCGGTTTCGGGTAAATTTTCGGATAAAAATATTTTATTGATTGATGCTGATGCCAAAAAGAGTAACGACCGTACATGGTGCTATTGGGAAACAGGCGCAGGCGAGTGGGATGCCATTGTGAGCAAAAAATGGGATAATGCCCTGTTTGCCAGTAGCAATTTCAGGAAAAACATGGTATTGGCACCCTACAGCTACAAAATGATAAAAGGGGCTACTTTTTACCAGCATGTTTTTAATACCGTTAGTAAGCACAGCAACATAACATTTGTGCAGCAAAAAGTAGTCGATTTTTCGGATGCATCGCAGCACGTTTTAGTAAAAACGGAAACAGAAAACTATACTTGCAACAAGCTTTTTAACAGTATATACAACCCCAACTTTGTACACGAAAGCAACTACCAACTGGTACAACAGCACTTTATAGGCTGGTTTGTAAAAACCAAAAAACCTGTTTTTAGTAGTGGTATGGCTACTTTTATGGATTTTAGTGTGCCACAATTGGGCAATACGCGCTTTATGTACGTATTGCCAACATCAGAGAAAGAAGCTTTGGTAGAATACACGCTATTTTCGCCCAACCTACTGGAAAAACAGGAGTATGAAAATGCCATACGAGAGTACCTTAAAAATTTAGGGGTTAACGATGGTGGTTACGAAATTGTAGAAAAAGAGGCTGGCAATATACCGATGACGTGCTACCCGTTTTGGAAAAATAATAGTAAAAACATCGTGCATATAGGTTCGGCAGGGGGCTGGACAAAAGCAAGTACGGGGTACACGTTTAAAAATACCACCAAAAAATCCGAGCAGTTGGTTAACTACCTACAGCAGCCCAACCCCGATTTTACCAAGCTATATAAAAAAAATAGGTTTTGGCTGTACGATTTACTTTTAATAGATATTTTGTACCGCACTAACGAGAAAGGCAGTAGTATTTTCTCGGCAATGTTTAAAAAAGAAAACCCACAACTCATCTTTAAATTTCTGGATGAAGAAACCACCTTTGCAGAGGAATTAAAAGTAATACTAAGTTGCCCTAAACTCCCCTTTATACAAGCACTTGGCAGAAAATTAGTACTAAAATAA
- a CDS encoding acyl-ACP desaturase, which yields MSTKNVRLEVMQLLEKDVDSFVDEYLVPVEEIWQPTDLLPDSQQETFYDDVKELREIAKDLPYDFWVVMVGDTITEEALPTYESWLMDVEGVNQVDGRGNGWSRWVRKWTGEENRHGDVLNKYLYLSGRVNMREVEMTTHHLLNDGFDIGTDRDPYKNFVYTSFQELATYVSHNRVSQIARKFGDKKLSKMCKLIAGDEMRHHMAYSEFVDRIFKVDPSEMMLAFNYMMKLKITMPAHFLRQSGDSLGTAFDQFSDSAQRIGVYTAMDYVEILRKLINKWQIDKIDGLTAEAEKARDYLMKLPDRMARISERIVIPEESHIFKWVQPALIK from the coding sequence ATGTCTACAAAAAATGTTAGGTTGGAGGTAATGCAACTGCTAGAAAAAGACGTTGACTCTTTTGTTGACGAATACCTCGTACCCGTAGAGGAAATATGGCAACCTACCGATTTGTTGCCTGACTCACAGCAAGAAACTTTTTACGACGACGTAAAAGAACTAAGAGAAATAGCAAAAGATTTACCATACGATTTTTGGGTGGTTATGGTGGGCGATACCATTACCGAAGAGGCACTACCTACATACGAGTCGTGGCTAATGGATGTTGAAGGTGTAAACCAAGTAGACGGACGTGGCAACGGATGGTCGCGATGGGTACGTAAATGGACAGGTGAAGAAAACCGCCATGGCGATGTATTAAACAAATACCTATACCTATCGGGGCGTGTAAACATGCGTGAAGTAGAAATGACGACGCACCACCTGTTAAATGATGGTTTTGATATTGGTACGGATCGCGACCCTTATAAAAACTTTGTGTACACCAGTTTTCAGGAATTGGCTACCTACGTATCGCACAACAGAGTATCGCAAATTGCCCGAAAATTTGGCGACAAAAAACTCTCTAAAATGTGCAAGCTAATTGCTGGCGACGAAATGCGCCATCATATGGCATATAGCGAGTTTGTAGATCGTATTTTTAAGGTAGACCCTAGCGAAATGATGTTGGCATTTAACTATATGATGAAACTGAAGATAACCATGCCTGCTCACTTTTTAAGACAATCAGGCGATAGTTTAGGTACAGCTTTCGACCAATTCTCCGATTCTGCACAGCGTATAGGCGTTTATACCGCTATGGATTATGTAGAAATTCTGCGTAAGCTAATAAACAAATGGCAAATAGATAAAATTGACGGGCTTACCGCCGAAGCGGAAAAAGCCAGAGATTACTTAATGAAATTACCCGATAGAATGGCACGAATATCCGAAAGGATTGTAATACCCGAAGAATCGCATATATTTAAATGGGTACAACCTGCCCTTATAAAATAA
- a CDS encoding lysophospholipid acyltransferase family protein, protein MEKVLSYPISALYYIVFFMLLLIFHPIQWICLNVFGYNAHKKSVSLLNLSLLRCTHILGTTYKFTKTANIPMGVPLIIVANHQSMNDIPPLVWFMRKYHPKFISKKELGKGIPSVSYNLRHGGSVLIDRKDPKQALPAIKKMGVYIEQHKRSAVIFPEGTRSKTGEPKRFSENGLKILCKYAPSAYIVPVSINNSWKLFKFGNYPLGLGNRFTVTVQEPFAIKNIPFDEVMERTERAVKQGIKK, encoded by the coding sequence ATGGAAAAGGTACTGTCATATCCTATATCAGCACTATATTACATTGTTTTTTTTATGTTGCTGCTTATATTTCACCCCATACAATGGATTTGCCTTAACGTATTTGGCTACAACGCCCATAAAAAAAGTGTAAGCCTTTTAAACCTGTCGTTATTACGGTGTACGCACATTTTAGGCACAACCTATAAATTTACCAAAACAGCCAACATACCTATGGGGGTACCGCTTATAATTGTAGCCAACCACCAAAGTATGAATGATATACCACCGCTAGTTTGGTTTATGCGCAAGTACCACCCTAAATTTATTAGTAAAAAAGAATTGGGGAAAGGCATACCCAGCGTATCGTACAATTTAAGGCATGGTGGCTCGGTATTAATAGACCGTAAAGACCCCAAACAAGCACTACCTGCCATAAAAAAAATGGGAGTGTATATAGAGCAGCATAAACGCTCGGCAGTAATATTTCCGGAAGGAACACGAAGCAAAACGGGAGAACCCAAAAGGTTTTCAGAAAACGGACTTAAAATACTTTGTAAATACGCCCCGTCTGCGTACATTGTACCCGTAAGCATTAATAACTCATGGAAGTTATTTAAATTCGGGAACTACCCACTAGGGCTGGGCAATAGGTTTACTGTAACAGTACAGGAACCCTTTGCTATAAAAAACATTCCTTTTGACGAAGTTATGGAACGAACAGAACGCGCAGTAAAACAAGGAATAAAAAAATAA